From the genome of Anopheles moucheti chromosome 3, idAnoMoucSN_F20_07, whole genome shotgun sequence, one region includes:
- the LOC128304090 gene encoding uncharacterized protein LOC128304090, producing MSNMQPEEYENTGWLSYFSRHKTTYTASDIHKISNELNNVRKNLTATQYAYGELSSELKALKSLQEQQRLVDEYEQRAAASSKGTKSTEKRLKEQADEIKNLKSDLASCRNELSKQIAAMKVAFSEQSKKKGLTGSGKFAAGNTGNSAMTLSLESRIIAAEVQLEQLSTGAETTERLSALEQKVGQLEQTSGGAGDYEARLNALERDFTQKLQDLTNLVVELQRKLAKSEAKHVEMVQRLSAAQTTLYEQLEHRYDEQCGKLRELQVRLSHLGQNDDIDSTFV from the coding sequence ATGAGTAACATGCAACCGGAAGAGTACGAAAATACGGGCTGGCTGTCGTACTTTAGCCGGCACAAAACGACCTACACTGCGTCCGACATTCACAAGATTAGTAACGAGCTGAACAATGTGCGCAAAAACTTGACCGCCACCCAGTACGCGTACGGTGAGCTAAGCAGTGAACTGAAGGCTCTGAAAAGCCTGCAGGAACAGCAACGTCTGGTGGACGAGTACGAACAACGGGCCGCAGCCAGTAGCAAAGGAACGAAATCTACCGAGAAGCGATTGAAAGAGCAGGCGGATGAAATCAAAAATCTCAAGAGCGATCTGGCCAGCTGTCGCAATGAGCTGTCCAAGCAGATCGCTGCAATGAAGGTGGCGTTCAGCGAACAGAGCAAGAAAAAGGGTCTGACTGGGAGCGGGAAATTTGCTGCCGGGAACACCGGCAACAGCGCGATGACCTTGAGCCTGGAAAGCCGCATCATCGCTGCCGAGGTGCAGTTGGAACAGCTGAGCACCGGGGCTGAGACGACAGAGCGCTTAAGCGCTTTGGAGCAGAAAGTAGGTCAGCTGGAACAGACGAGCGGTGGTGCCGGTGACTACGAAGCACGGTTGAATGCTCTTGAGCGAGATTTTACGCAGAAATTGCAGGACCTGACCAATCtcgtggtggaactgcaaCGGAAGCTAGCGAAGAGTGAAGCCAAACATGTGGAAATGGTGCAACGGTTGTCTGCGGCCCAAACGACACTGTATGAACAGCTGGAACATCGGTACGACGAACAGTGTGGGAAGCTGCGAGAACTTCAGGTTCGTCTGAGTCATCTTGGACAGAACGACGATATTGATTCAACGTTTGTTTGA
- the LOC128303576 gene encoding calcium-independent phospholipase A2-gamma-like has product MSSWRTIGIRSPILTSAKVSRTIPQQWILQRQQNRENQSQTRHALLDLRRKAIPVDRQRQVLYELVEKFEKFPQEKAFAIEEGAVELLKELKHSTDPAITQHAKLGLALLGYVPSLPSEGIRILSIDGGGIRGIIVMELLRKLERLTNRRIFDLFDLVCGVSTGAILVCALASEKGLTLAEGIHLYKKIAYKIFHRPSTLDKLSGASRLFSSHAYYDIELWESLLKRHVGYRRIIDTVMLPNVPKFCCVSTTVCDEHIDAHVFRNYTLPQNVQSVYAGSHTARLWEVVRASSAAPAYFGDFPLNGQLHQDGGILYNNPTTVAIHEAKCLWPNERIQCVVSFGTGRTRGKSNDGQKIISPNILEQASLSSSWKTKFLRILDSATDTEAAHTVLSDLLPPGHYFRFNPYLTEFLSMVEVRPEKIAQLEKDTAMYYARNDDKFEQVADLLTRKRSIARKAYDVARHVFYR; this is encoded by the exons ATGTCCAGCTGGAGGACTATTG GTATTCGTTCGCCAATTCTTACCAGCGCAAAGGTATCGCGAACCATACCACAACAATGGATCCTCCAACGGcagcaaaat CGAGAAAATCAATCGCAAACCCGACATGCTCTGCTGGACTTGCGCCGCAAGGCAATACCAGTTGATCGGCAGCGTCAAGTACTGTATGAGTTGGTGGAGAAGTTCGAAAAGTTTCCACAAGAGAAAGCGTTCGCGATAGAGGAGGGTGCCGTCGAGCTGCTTAAAGAACTGAAACACTCGACCGACCCGGCAATAACACAACATGCAAAGCTCGGTCTAGCGCTGCTTGGTTATGTCCCGTCTCTACCGAGCGAGGGAATTCGCATCCTCAGCATCGATGGTGGTGGCATTCGGGGCATCATTGTGATGGAGCTGCTGCGCAAACTGGAACGACTCACTAACCGTAGAATATTCGATCTGTTCGATTTGGTGTGTGGCGTTTCGACCGGCGCTATACTGGTGTGTGCCTTGG CTTCGGAAAAGGGACTCACACTGGCGGAAGGCATTCACCTGTACAAAAAGATAGCCTACAAGatcttccatcgtccatcaaCGCTTGATAAACTTTCAGGCGCTTCGCGCTTATTTTCGTCTCATGCTTACTACGACATCGAACTGTGGGAATCACTGCTCAAACGACATGTCGGGTATCGTCGCATTATCGACACGGTGATGCTTCCAAATGTGCCGAAG TTCTGCTGTGTTTCAACTACGGTTTGTGATGAGCATATCGATGCACATGTGTTCCGCAACTACACGTTGCCACAGAACGTGCAGTCGGTCTACGCTGGGTCGCACACGGCGCGTCTGTGGGAAGTAGTACGAGCTTCATCAGCTGCTCCGGCCTACTTCGGAGATTTCCCGCTCAACGGCCAGCTGCATCAGGACGGTGGCATTCTGTACAACAATCCCACAACCGTAGCCATCCACGAAGCCAAATGCCTTTGGCCGAACGAACGGATCCAATGTGTGGTATCGTTCGGTACGGGACGCACCAGGGGCAAATCAAACGATGGGCAAAAAATCATCAGCCCCAACATTCTCGAGCAAGCCTCATTGTCCAGCTCGTGGAAGACGAAGTTCTTGCGCATACTCGATTCGGCCACCGACACGGAGGCGGCTCACACAGTGCTGAGCGATTTGTTGCCACCCGGTCATTACTTTCGCTTCAATCCGTACCTCACCGAGTTCCTGTCCATGGTTGAGGTTCGGCCGGAAAAGATCGCCCAGCTGGAAAAGGATACGGCAATGTACTATGCGCGCAATGACGACAAGTTCGAGCAGGTGGCCGATCTGCTGACACGCAAACGATCAATCGCACGCAAAGCGTACGATGTTGCACGGCATGTTTTCTATCGCTAG